TCATCTTCAAGCGGAATTGCATCAAGATATGCTATATGGACATGTTGAACTTCCGTGTCCATTTCTCCTTCTGctgtttgttcttctaaagaatGATGGAAAATATCCAAGTCCAGCTTATGCAGAGAACTAGCAACAAGCTGATCTAAGTCCTCCAAGTTGTTGGCAATTTCGactggaatcgtcgagtccaggagagtgactcggcgagtcggatcgtacTTCACCATTTCCACTGTGTTTTCTGAgtcggctccttccagtagcttttctatctcctccaagtccttgttaacatctccaTCCTTTCCAGAAGGTAGCAAAAACTTGCTTGGATCTTATTCTTGCAAAAGTGCAAGTTCCTTTTGTAGTATCTCATCATCTAGACCGATAAATGAGATCTCTTCTttcccttcttcttcttgcttggcttcTGGTACAGCTCTAAATATTGCGGACTCGTCACCTACCCTTAACATTAGTGTAGACTCACATACATCGATTAAAGCACATGCGATGTTTAAAAATGacctgatagcttcattttatttacttctttttatagtttatgttagtacatttcattcgcattttagttaacttccatgcatattttcccttttgttatttttatgacaaTTTCGGGGTACTTtatagtttcttgagcattattgcagattttcttggaaactatCAGGGCGGCACTCTTAggaggcgattgggcttgaaaggaattggggatttcgtgattgatggctatgaaggtgaCTCATGGGGTGGACctgtcaattgcttgaaggcttggaagaattgagctttaaatttgaaagacgtgggagaattcttgagtgtgcaagatcaatatttgggagtttgcggaagtttagagtgatgtggatagacaaattgggctttaattgaagaaatattgaagaaaaatgggctaggagttgattggattcgaactgggccaatggattagctgtgggggcccaaaacttgaagaagcccaaaattacccgtcagagcccgcggcccgcgtaagattccccgcggcccgcgtggattcctgacaagggcaatttcgggattttgctaAGAGCTATATTTTTGGAAgtttggtgtgcctctttagccttatCTTGAAGGTCCGATTTTGAGACTTTCTCTATGGAGTTTGGAGCATTTttggaggccaagaacacttgaagaatatcttcttttcatctcttgaatcttgtcaaatgtttggtacaatctcatctaactttgttcatttgagtttagccatgcttggctaaacaaatcttggttgactttttgttgaatcttttgaacttttgttggatgttgaagaatccatgaacttgttcttaaatctttatggaattgttttgtgttttatcatattatcactactagtatgtttttattcatgagtttaaatatgtttgtggtgattagttggctaatttcttgattaagtaaatgatcctcaaattagcaagcaacaaatgatttttgagttgtttttgcttcacacaatcataaaaacatttcctccaacatggtggtgaaagcatttgacccctcttggatttggtgactttttggttcttaatgctagttgactttcactaattacatgctatttggaattagtgactttgactaaggaaattgttatgagcttctctatccatttcaacaattaagaaaagtctaggtaatctcaagctccttggattgctatagccaaattaaggatttaaatcaaagtattgcaccattggattctaatgatatgttcatcaaaagtcaaagtgaggaaactttaagtcaaccatctctcctttattgatttacatcaaactcttatttttgttgcatttgtctatttaaatcatagttaattctagtttgtttcaagtatttcaaaacaccaaaaccccctattttatttttattgtcattttacaagtatttttacaaagagatttttcatagagttataaattgaaccaatctccgtggatttgatccctttaccactatacactattttgatgtgtaatatttagggttattatttgtgttggcctcgacaaccaccatgaCCTCCCCAAAATAATCGGAAttttggggtcttcttccatgtcaAGCACCACAAAGTCTACTGGAAATATGAACTTGTCGACTTTAATAAGaagatcctcacaaacgcctCGTGGATGAATTGTTGTTTTGtctgccaaatggatcttcatgtttACCGGCCTTGGCTCCAGTAAATTCAGCTTCTTAAAGAAAGAGAAAGGCATCAGATTGATGCTTGCACCTGAGTCGGTCAATGCTTGAGTGACAAATGCGTTTCCAAATTGGCACGGAATTATGATACTCCTCGGATCGCCCTTCTTTTCGGGTAGCTCACTCAATATtatctccgcgacttcagccaaGTCTTTCCTAGCAGCAAAGAGACCTTTTAGTAAGTTgaagtacttgggtgttttgagcaTTGTTTCTACAAATGGCACATTGACTTGTAGGGCTTTAACATGCTTCATGAAGGCTCTATAAGCTTCAACTTTTACAACAGGCATGGCTTTGATTGGGAATGGCAAAGGGGGATTATATGGCTTTAAGGGAATGACAGTTTTGTCATTtatgcatggactcgtcgagtccattagagggactcggtgagtctggtcgggTTTAGCTGGAGCCGACTCTTTTGCCTTTTCTGTCTTCCTTTTCTATGCATGTGTGAAAATTCTTCATTGCTGGAAGTCACCATATtcacattctccattctcggATTGGTTTCGGTattacttggaagttgacccggtcttcttttgTTCACTTGGtgtgcaagctgtcccagctgtttctcaatgttgagaatggatgcCTGCTGATTCCTTAGCATATTTCTGGTCTCGTGTATTGCAGCATCGTGATCATTGTGTGTCTTTTCGGACGCGACTATGAATCTACTGAACAATTCTTCTAAATCTGCTTTCTTTTCCATCACCCgttcttccttttgataaaatcccctctctttctgcttgtatttctcctccttagccttcttgtattcttcgtatgggagccattccttcttcggtTTTTGCTAATTCTCGTCGTATCGATCGCCACTTGAATAGAATACTTGAGCCTTCTtgtttccattctcatccaaatcacaatcctttgtgagatggggccctctacaattttcacatccaacccgaatagcatggattgtttgatccatttttgtcattcttctaTCTAGACTATCGAGCTTAGCTATCACTgccgccatgctatcatttgccGTGTTCACTACCCCCCGACTTACTTTATTTCTTGGTTTGTGgcattctctagagtgcttagagaattcttcaattaacttCTTGATCACCGGGGGCGCCTTCTTCGTGAGCGGGCCTTGAGAATCAAGcagttgccttgtggtgacattgactccatcgtagaaaatggagacctcttgttggctattgagGTCATGGTGTAGACAATTTCTAAGCAAGctcttgtatctttcccaagcttcataaagagattctccgggttgttgctcgaagttggcaatggctttctttagcttggctattttggagggcGGGAAAAAGtggtctatgaactcttctttcatcttggcccatgtggtgaccaatccgggaggaagtgactttagccaatcctttgcagcacctTTGAACGTGACTGGGAGcatgcgaagaagctgggtctcgcgtggaacattcggtacattgaagtagtcagccacatcattcactccgtccaagtgcttgtaggcgtcttcttgatccttcccataaaaaggaatctccttgagtagagagagaatatggccttttagttcgaaagtagcggttgcgggaattgcgggctgcacaagtcccgggccggtgtcatcgcgcatcctcttcttccattctcccatggggacttcatcgatattaaccatagtgatagctaaatcgtcttcaaactcggattcgtgctcgtatgtgggttcttcttcttcctcggtctcgtactcggtgTCTTCTTGAATTGGGTCTCGGGTTGTCAAAGAGGCACTGGATGCTACTGTTTTGCtactcctcttcttgctgaaaacggatttgAGGTTTTTGAggggtgagttctttgaagaagcgGTTTCTCCAACGGTTTTGCTTTTGGTCCtccttagtgcggattccgggtcttcaagAGGAGGGACCAAAGGTGTATCGGATCCTCGGGTtgtcatgaaacaactgtaaacaaaatagcaaacgcgtaaaaagaacaaaaataaaataaaaaattaaagctgtaaacagcgatgtactcgccgagtcggcacgagtgcactcggcgagttcaaggcaaaaaaaaacagaaaaatttctaGTTACTTTAAAAACTGATTTTTATTAAAACTTATTCTACAAACTGAATTACCTTTTaattaactttgtgtaagataaatcccacacaaaggatcgattaaattagaatttaatgttaattttagaaccgttccccggcaacggcgccaaaaacttgatgtgtgcaaactcacttagttttaaacctactttcaATTATAAAATaccacacaaaggcagtgaacctatcaattgtggtatagttaaataagtatggtatcaaacacagggaacgacaaattaaaactaaaaactaattctataaattaattaataaatagggggttttctctagttttacaagactataaaacttactaactattgcTTAATCTAAAAGTTAGaaaacaaagaattaactagatcgataatgggaaggaacttttgtttagttcaactcaattgatcctatggttgatttcaaggtaatgatgcaatggattaattcttttgttggttaccgattcaagtgactAGATTcacattcactacactaatccttagcaaataaactaacttaaacagtggccagttgtctaatttaattaaattcactagattaattattcgggttaatttagacttgcaatcgttaactaatttaatcttttaattaacttcttgttgatggtcattacacaagcttgcacatgaatttactcaactttcttattaactctagtctcctgttcattaatcctagacatatgataaagtggtcacatagcatatgaggttgataatcaatagatgttcatgctaatcaattatcttcctattaacagaaaattaattattattcacacacaaggttctttagcaagctaaaataacaaaaatcaccaacttagaattaatcttaccaataatcaaacaatagtatcaattttgtatccccaaaaagaagtctaaaggttttagctcataattgaagtaaataacagcaaacaaacagagtctaattgtttaaccataatgacaaaacaaaatattaagtagagtgatgaaatttgcctcaattCTTCCTTCGAAATTGAATTCTAACTTATAACTTCGTCTTCTAGGGTGTTTTTGACTTCTTAATCGTAGCTAAACTCTTCTGAATCGTTCCAGAATTCTCTCCCATCGTTCTggggagttatctttatatatacgaatcgactcgtcgagtccatctctcagtccccgtattgtgataagtctctgggatcctgagtctttatcttctcaaaTCTtcacttggactcgccgagtagtcgaacctactcgccgagtaggtgttatttttagtgtttttccttctttgttccattctcgagctctcaaccgcttctcctgcttccttttgcttccgagcttcatttttggactgaaaatataattcaaccacttttaagtaccttttgtccataaaatgaaataatttagctaataaatgaataaaaatctatacttaatatgaactaaatatgcacatatcacatACTAATAGTAGtatatgcaagtttaaatcgacataaactcgtgTAAGTGTTAGAAACCCCGTAAATcatatgttttgttaataccccatgtgagttattataaccatgctatgacccaGTCGACCTTTTAtatgacattcttcaggcgttggaatgttaatgacacttgtcacccctgGCCTTCCGGCCGAGTTGTTGCAAGCAGCTTGGGTGCGGGTTtttcaaacccaatatagatctacacataactatcacgctctccctacaagagactctggttacaattacaAGACTTTTAATGCGCTACTTTAGAAGTAATGTGAAGAGAATGTTCCACAAATTTATTGATTAACAGATTTATGTAAAGTGAACTGAAAACCCTCTTTTTGTGGAAAAGAACCCTTTCATGGTGTGATGTAAATGAaatataaactatacctattatagcttatcaaaatgGTTGTAACGTATAGCAAACCTTTTCTGTGAAAGTAGAATGTATAGAAAAACATAACTATATCTATTATGCTTCTTTTTGTATTATTTGTAATGATAAAGGACTCTTACAATATAGCAAATATTTTCTGTcatataatcatatcataactgaaaaacacatgtaaaatatgaatTCATCAAGATtaacaccttgctcaacatgttacaaggtgttatGAAAGTTGTAAGCTGTTAAACTTGTTTTTAACATTTCTGCACTGATTTAGAAAAGTCACAGAAAAATCACACTAAGTCTAAACTTTAATCCGTAAACTCttagagtttagaaaatgtgtctagtttgttcataaattttattacgaTTTTTAGAAGTCTCTAATTGGTgtaaaaatgttcatattcacagactggtccgaattcgtagctacagtgataggcagttttgtaaaaataacaaaaatttttagaaaaatcgtgtgaatatgtgcaagtagtcattttaaaggtataaacctaaaCTATTTGCATCTAGTacatttttgaaaacaaaaatgtttaaggtgttcaAAATAGTTCGTGAATGGAACTAAACTTTCCTGTGGAAAGCTGATGTTTGTGTTTTGTTAAgtttatagtattttaacttgtattctccccctaaaacttgaagaaaatatgaaaatgtggGGGGAGGcgggggggtatgaactcaccttgtgtggtaCTCTGAGTAGAATGTCGAAGGGAAAGAGTTTCCTAGTTAAGAACACTTAGAGGATGCTTGAAGGCGTGAAGATCTAGGAACAAATATGTCGACATTTGTGTAagaattccatgatttttatgactaagttaagggtcgggatgccctgAATGATTACAAAAAGTTGAAAGAGATtatgagagatatttgggagagatttaggagagagagatagagggaGGGAGATTTAGAGAGACTTTAATTGTGACTTTTGTGAGTGTTTAGCCTTGTAACGCAAGGTTCGCAAGGCCCGATAATCCTTGTTATGAGTGTTATATGCCCCCAAGGGGTACGAAATAATGTTTTACCAAGTAGTTTCATCACTTACCCTTATTAGGGTTTATGAATTCCGAAcatacgaactttccaagtgataacTTCTTATTAAAATAGTGAAATGTACAATAGTAacataatgtaaaccctaatatacaagggttagttgagttgactggtttgacttgttaactttatttgactttgacttgaccagaattcgACGGTTGTCACACAAAAAGTACTTAacataagagtacgttgggcgtacaatcTAGTACGCGCAACATATAGGTCATGGACCCAATACGCGCTGCGTACAACTGAGTACACCCTACATACTCAGTCAGAGTGGGCTTCGCACATGTGGGCTTCAGTTTGGGCCATTCCTTGGACTTCTTTACTTTGGGCCTTGGTGGACCATCAGAAATCAAATATTTTTGGGCTaagaatatgtttgggcttaaggggaaggcccatatgaggagattggcccaatttggaaaattgggccattagtgggtcaTTAGTGGGCTTTTATGGATTTGACAGTCTTGGGCCTTGTCGGTTTTGGGATTGGGACTTAGTTATGAATCTTGTTGGGCcagaggtaaaatggtcaatttacccccAAGTAAGGATTATAGATCATGGTTTGAGACCCAATTGCTAATggggtgatattttggtattgatagctcagggAGTTGTTAGGGCAGCAACTAAGGATTCTTGCAGTGAGCTTcagcatttgaggtgagtctcctcacttttTGTATGGGTTAAAGGCACCAATGCgggcccatttggtttatgtatggtaggaagactcgggggttagccctaggcattatgtatgaaagaccaagaggtggctcctggcacactgtatgctaatTAACTAAGTAaagtagtatgtatgctagttatctttgtgatgcttgcatggaagaccagaaGGTGGCTCTTggaacttgtctgtaagaccaagGGGTGGCCCCCGACTTAGCAAGAAAGACCACGAGGCAGCCCGtgacataatggcaagactatgaaCGACACATAGCacctttattgattatgatatatgaatgatatgtatggctcacagttatgtatggcatgtatggatcagttgatatgtatggtatgtggtatttggggaactcactaagcttcgtgcttacgatatTCAGTTTCGGTTTCAGGTATCTCCAGTTTTCAAATAAAGGAGCTCGGGACGATCACAGCACATACACCtatgttttccgcaatatgtgatttctgggaatgaactttgataaatgttttatttcaaaTGCTTTTCAATGTGTGAACCAAGTTACTGAAACAACccaaattttgaaaagaaaattttcatttttaattaatcaaaaacatttccataaaccatgaaatcccaaaTTTATTGTTTTTAAATCCACATccattacaactttatttaaAAACATCAAAGTGCCCCATAAAGTGTCGGTGAGAGAGTGCACGTTGCGTCATCAAGCCTTgtccttgcccttgggctcagatgtaactgaaacaaatccacaaactgtaaagctaatgcttagtgagttccccagagcatacccacacacaatccacatacaacatatcatactagctaTAGCagctacacatatcacataagccatacatacaacatatagggatgtcgtgggctcgtccccagggtcttactctaggattccatgggctccccacatggtcttacacctaagtgccatgggctctaCCATGGTCTTCgataggaatgccatgggctccccacatggtcttacatcaaagtgtcatgggctctcccatggtcttccacacatacatatcacatatatcactAGCATGCTTCCTAGCTCAAcaaactatcataccacatattaTAGCTACAAATAGGATGCtaaatatcataaaatgggctggccttggtgccttagacccattggtatgatgAGCAGACTCACCTCTTCCTGTCGAATCCGAAGGCTGCTCTCCTAACAATCCGTAGACACTCGTGCTGAACAATAATAATATTACTCAATGTTAGGATCAAACACCATCTAAGTGGGGAACCCAAATCCCCAAGTCCTTTCACAAAGCCCCAAAAGGTCTTCCTTagttaatgggcccaaagtccataTCCAAAGtcattaatgggcctcatggcccaataaagcccaatcatAACATCCATGGTCCAAAACAGATAAACTGGCCCCTAACCCCAAAACATGACCTGGCCCAATGACTAATTGATGCCCAAAAgctcatgtaacatcccaaaattcaagattaaaaagcatttcttttataaaacattaattaaaacataattatcaatccataatataatcagagtattaatttccaaaacatttgaacattatcagagtaaaacatcccaggcggtctaatctatggtgtctgccatgcgatcaccccgagctctttcctccgctaccggaagtacctgaaaccaaaactgaaaaccgtaagcacgaagcttagttagttccccaacctaccacataccatgcataaccacatactgcacatactgggccacgcccgctattttgGGCCTctcccgctacaacggccccgccgctccaggccctgcctggcttcgagccccgctcggacacAGATATGTTTCGCTTAGGCCttgcctgtcactgggcctcgcccgccaacatatactaacacataacatatcacaacacataaactaaacatatactaccAAATCCTGCtctaaaggcctcgcctatcttgggcctcgaccatgtcctgcaactgatgagtcatggaaccccgtccacactcttactgatagtgagatacggacccagcccacactcactctttccctaacctgGGCCTCACCCTtactctgctgctaatgagatatggaacgcCGTCCATACTCTGTTGCtggtgagatatgggacctcgcccacactcaccttcctaccaggcacataaatgtatcacacagacaacaagtataactatcatgcaaaccattccttggtgtgacaacccgtaaattaTTCAGTTATTGTAAACCGTTCCCGCTAAATAAAACCGTTTGTATTTcaaatttttccgttaacttttgggttaaaataattaaattgagACTTTTGTTATGACCTCGTGAGTGTACAAACCCATTAGAAACGCATAAAAATACCCTTgttatttatttggaaaaattttagttacGACTAAGTCGTAATTTCgacaattaaatcgggtacgaccataagcctcgtttaacgccagtatcgggtagatttccaccgggccacaaactcaagccttatataaaggatgagtgaacttcaatttagctttttaccaccacctcataactttctctcactactctctctctaaaactcgactttgatccaaaaacaccccctttcaagcttcaaattggtaagtaatctatcctagcttgttacTAAGCTTGTTTAtcattcaaattcgtgtttaaaccaTCCAAATGcatcaagaacatgtgtttacggtttgggaacatctcccaaaaccgtgaactcctataagagggttttgaagccccaaaacccttccaaatcacttctagtgcttagttaagacctttgaacttgcaggaatggacttagaacaccaaaatcttaccatttggggagtaaacttgagtttatggcccaagaacattcttggaccgtaaacacccctt
The genomic region above belongs to Lactuca sativa cultivar Salinas chromosome 4, Lsat_Salinas_v11, whole genome shotgun sequence and contains:
- the LOC111884902 gene encoding uncharacterized protein LOC111884902, with the protein product MPVVKVEAYRAFMKHVKALQVNVPFVETMLKTPKYFNLLKGLFAARKDLAEVAEIILSELPEKKGDPRSIIIPCQFGNAFVTQALTDSGASINLMPFSFFKKLNLLEPRPVNMKIHLADKTTIHPRGVCEDLLIKVDKFIFPVDFVVLDMEEDPKIPIILGRVGDESAIFRAVPEAKQEEEGKEEISFIGLDDEILQKELALLQE